One Triticum dicoccoides isolate Atlit2015 ecotype Zavitan chromosome 4B, WEW_v2.0, whole genome shotgun sequence genomic window carries:
- the LOC119292360 gene encoding uncharacterized protein LOC119292360: MEGAEQRPEELINSYAKAGVGVRKIANAIGFLALLWSTVVLLGGFVSVLTIKDFWSLSVLSLLMASKMLEFIDTNNGGIFMAEKHILRLSKGLDQLEEANRARHRIILFTLSTMKVVKQISIIILLCIFGFPWQLSIGLSVARLVQRDYGDADGDAANRAKLNAALIVFYVLVIFHGLSVGYWAFLQVFEPWTLLSKQFGFGVWGPKIVNRYRTETRVKCHKDGVLPNNWNLITFSVGLLESASPDDRLWGARVFDTFIGKGISIRQELLSSSQAIQNLINMIIGSTRTDDPETRERGARIVADLARELRINQFPDVLRCICCLLESCKPYNNPQFTNPLAKQTLDETSDNVSAETLERSHHQEDAHLSLEITNQAEHNKVVNLASDKVPKRRSCIQIMRIRMKTTSFKEAREWDRYFGDEYHYSYVSKGTKELISQGLVILERLTQDEENCIEIVRHQRLVSRITLPLSYHDFLCNGCDHTWADKSLTMVSRLISAKPADDTTRLRCDMSASAVTIRNLMRILEVEVGASELHEQAIDILTELAFDDSFRKLAFDESTSMTEMLSNMLRRIFLEESNATVAKEDEEKDMRVRRKAGEALARLLIRVTSARDNTDAVTSVTNVNAGDLLPKQDVINLLSKVVDKILSTKVEKDADVVTLAGSSNSCHVEMVVESQPPNGADTSESSTQPEEGKMLAALLNLAVAICTEHVISGDEFTRAVPDKAALVMKLKEIVRMDKGATSDGWRIQKFVCQLVIAMVQLKPSCIREFNERNFKETLSKALETMSDVDNCMMFAGDDREVLFRSLASLVKEAHKLLAQELGGIPV; the protein is encoded by the exons ATGGAGGGAGCGGAGCAGAGGCCCGAAGAACTGATCAATAGCTATGCGAAAGCTGGGGTGGGCGTCCGGAAGATCGCAAACGCAATCGGGttcttggcgttgctttggtccACTGTTGTGCTCCTCGGCGGCTTCGTTAGCGTCCTAACCATCAAGGATTTCTGGTCTCTCTCGGTGCTGAGCCTTCTAATGGCATCCAA GATGCTGGAATTTATTGATACCAACAACGGTGGAATTTTCATGGCAGAGAAGCACATATTACGTTTGAGCAAGGGACTAGATCAACTTGAAGAAGCAAACCGAGCTAGACATCGGATAATTTTATTCACTCTATCCACAATGAAAGTCGTGAAGCAAATTTCCATAATCATTTTATTGTGCATCTTTGGGTTTCCGTGGCAACTGAGCATAGGACTCTCAGTGGCGCGTCTTGTCCAACGGGATTACGGCGACGCGGATGGAGATGCTGCAAACAGAGCAAAACTGAATGCGGCACTAATTGTCTTCTATGTTCTGGTTATCTTCCATGGTTTATCTGTCGGTTACTGGGCATTTCTGCAAGTTTTTGAGCCATGGACGTTGCTGAGCAAACAATTTGGATTTGGAGTTTGGGGTCCCAAAATTGTTAACAGATACCGGACAGAAACCAGAGTCAAGTGTCATAAGGATGGGGTTTTGCCCAACAACTGGAACTTGATCACATTCAGTGTTGGGTTGCTGGAGTCTGCATCCCCGGATGACCGTCTATGGGGAGCAAGGGTGTTCGACACTTTCATCGGGAAAGGTATATCTATAAGACAAGAGCTACTATCTTCCAGCCAAGCCATTCAGAATCTGATCAACATGATTATTGGTTCCACAAGAACAGATGACCCTGAGACCAGAGAGCGTGGCGCAAGGATTGTAGCGGATCTGGCCAGAGAGCTCCGTATAAACCAATTTCCAGATGTACTACGATGCATATGCTGCCTACTTGAAAGCTGCAAACCATATAATAACCCACAATTCACCAATCCATTGGCTAAGCAAACGCTTGATGAAACATCCGACAATGTGTCAGCAGAAACATTGGAGCGTAGTCACCATCAAGAAGATGCCCACTTGTCATTGGAGATCACCAATCAAGCTGAGCATAATAAAGTTGTCAATCTAGCATCAGACAAGGTGCCCAAGAGAAGATCATGTATCCAGATAATGCGCATTCGAATGAAGACAACAAGCTTTAAGGAAGCGCGCGAATGGGATAGATATTTTGGAGATGAGTACCACTACTCCTATGTATCTAAAGGCACCAAAGAGCTGATCTCTCAGGGCCTGGTGATTCTTGAGAGGCTCACACAAGACGAAGAAAACTGTATAGAGATAGTCAGACACCAAAGGCTGGTCTCTAGGATCACATTACCATTGAGCTACCATGACTTCCTCTGCAACGGATGCGACCACACATGGGCTGACAAATCACTCACAATGGTCAGCAGGCTTATCAGTGCTAAACCTGCTGACGACACCACAAGGCTGCGCTGTGATATGTCGGCCAGCGCAGTGACTATCCGCAACTTGATGCGTATTTTGGAGGTTGAAGTTGGTGCCTCAGAACTGCACGAACAGGCAATAGACATTCTTACGGAGCTAGCCTTTGATGATTCTTTCAGAAAACTAGCTTTCGATGAATCCACAAGCATGACAGAAATGCTCAGCAACATGCTACGACGCATCTTCCTTGAAGAAAGCAATGCTACAGTGGCAAAAGAGGACGAAGAGAAAGACATGAGAGTGAGGAGAAAAGCAGGGGAAGCACTGGCCAGATTGCTTATTCGGGTCACAAGTGCAAGAGATAACACTGATGCAGTTACTAGTGTAACAAATGTTAATGCTGGTGATCTACTTCCCAAGCAAGACGTGATCAATCTGTTGAGCAAG GTTGTTGATAAAATATTATCTACTAAAGTAGAAAAGGATGCAGATGTGGTGACACTGGCTGGTTCAAGCAATAGCTGTCATGTAGAAATGGTTGTAGAAAGTCAGCCTCCAAATGGTGCTGACACAAGCGAGTCCTCCACGCAGCCTGAGGAAGGAAAAATGTTGGCGGCCCTGCTAAACCTTGCCGTGGCGATATGCACCGAACATGTGATCAGTGGAGATGAGTTTACTCGTGCCGTCCCTGACAAAGCAGCACTCGTAATGAAGCTCAAGGAGATAGTACGAATGGACAAGGGTGCCACAAGTGACGGCTGGAGAATTCAGAAGTTTGTCTGTCAGCTGGTTATAGCAATGGTTCAGCTCAAGCCAAGCTGCATCAGAGAGTTCAACGAACGTAACTTCAAGGAGACACTATCCAAGGCTCTCGAGACCATGTCGGATGTCGACAACTGCATGATGTTTGCTGGCGATGATCGCGAGGTGCTTTTCAGGTCTCTCGCTTCTCTGGTGAAAGAGGCGCATAAGCTCTTGGCACAAGAGCTGGGTGGCATCCCTGTCTGA